In Synechococcus sp. CB0101, a genomic segment contains:
- a CDS encoding DUF1651 domain-containing protein, which yields MFVQKGQRIPSAPAEGWLSDGRQVLHFKPAIWNQWQQELEITSGQVLRDQAVPLLQRRVRLSRERAVELWRQRLAEGWKPCTPQWQPPPPLEPRWGR from the coding sequence GTGTTCGTTCAGAAGGGTCAGCGGATTCCATCGGCTCCGGCTGAGGGCTGGCTGAGTGATGGCCGCCAAGTCCTGCACTTCAAGCCCGCGATCTGGAATCAGTGGCAGCAGGAGCTGGAGATCACCAGCGGCCAGGTGTTGCGGGATCAAGCAGTGCCGTTGCTGCAGCGGCGTGTGCGCCTCAGCCGCGAGCGAGCAGTTGAGCTCTGGCGTCAGCGCTTGGCTGAGGGGTGGAAACCGTGCACGCCGCAATGGCAACCACCGCCACCGCTGGAGCCGAGATGGGGACGCTGA
- a CDS encoding galactose oxidase, translating into MAASSDCEAWPYLDEGVLRTSRSRKVCMTCHWFRHHAGAECIPVLACQLHRGQIAQGEHLIRRCQGWTDDMVRQRGWAPEVG; encoded by the coding sequence GTGGCTGCAAGCAGTGACTGTGAGGCCTGGCCGTATCTGGACGAGGGCGTGCTGCGCACCAGCCGCAGCCGCAAGGTCTGCATGACCTGTCACTGGTTCAGGCACCACGCCGGAGCCGAGTGCATCCCGGTGCTCGCCTGCCAGTTGCACCGCGGCCAGATCGCCCAGGGCGAGCACCTGATCCGCCGCTGCCAGGGCTGGACGGATGACATGGTTCGCCAACGGGGTTGGGCGCCGGAGGTGGGCTGA
- a CDS encoding helix-turn-helix domain-containing protein, with protein MGEQSTLWLSTPELSSQLGVSRSSLRRWVHSGLLREGQHWVRMNPCCPRSDQLWQPERCAEQINRQRPHCRR; from the coding sequence ATGGGTGAGCAGAGCACCCTTTGGCTCTCAACACCTGAGCTGAGCTCCCAGCTCGGCGTCAGCCGCTCTTCCCTGCGCCGTTGGGTGCACAGTGGCCTCCTACGAGAAGGGCAGCACTGGGTTCGGATGAACCCCTGCTGCCCGCGCTCCGATCAGTTGTGGCAGCCCGAGCGCTGCGCCGAACAGATCAACCGGCAGCGGCCTCACTGCCGCCGCTGA